One Purpureocillium takamizusanense chromosome 1, complete sequence genomic window carries:
- the HIP1_1 gene encoding histidine permease (COG:E~EggNog:ENOG503NUN0~TransMembrane:12 (i134-155o161-194i215-233o239-258i270-290o310-332i353-374o412-435i455-476o482-505i526-548o568-589i)) — MAGNNDPEGARPMKPGITYTRDFEVVEMSDFSTDKSRGQFATTTTSYSISTAGRPAHSSGRKPTSTASLGRRWVDSFRRVEGVPIGGHKGYHVNDGMPDPAQVGDRFYDLRAANARTANSALARDLKSRHLQMIAIGGSIGTGLFVSSGMALFQGGPVSMLLAYIMTGAFQFCTMQSLGELVVTFPIAGSFSVFSTRFLDPSWGFAMGWNYALQWLFAMPLELIAGAFTIQYWNQSLSPAIFVTIFLLVLAGINLMGIKGYGEAEFIFSTIKVTAVVGFILLGVVINIGGSPHDGYIGGKYWLDPGPTNHGFKGFCSVLATSSFSFVGTELVGLAAAEASNPKKSLPSAIKQVFWRIAIFYVVSLLLVGLLVPYNEPRLLGGRTSVDATASPFVIAVESAGQTILPSVMNGVILAAVMSVGNSAVFGSSRTLAALAEQSHAPKIFAYVDRKGRPLVATIFALALGLLAYMAAVNVHNQVFDWLFAICGLSGLFTWASICLCHIRFRRAWALAGHTLDQLPFRSQAGVIGACIGLGGNLLVLISQFWIAVSPISTDDAPVTPTGTAKSFFLKMMAVPVVLLFYLAHKIWFRTGIVSYKNMDIDSGRSFTRVPALSAEDEMRYKAWPLWKRVYRTLC, encoded by the exons atggcTGGCAACAACGACCCCGAGGGCGCCAGGCCTATGAAGCCAGGCATCACGTATACGCGTGACTTTGAGGTCGTCGAGATGAGCGACTTCTCGACCGACAAGTCTCGCGGGCAGTTCGCGACGACTACTACATCCTACTccatctcgacggcgggccggcCTGCGCACTCGTCCGGCCGCaagccgacctcgacggcatcacTTGGCCGTCGTTGGGTCGACAGCTTCCGCCGCGTAGAGGGCGTGCCCATCGGCGGCCACAAAGGCTACCATGTCAACGACGGCATGCCGGACCCGGCCCAGGTTGGCGACCGCTTCTACGACTTGCGCGCGGCCAATGCGCGGACGGCCAActcggccctcgcccgtGACCTCAAGTCGCGACATTTGCAGATGATTGCCATAGGCGGCTCTATTG GAACCGGCTTGTTTGTGAGCTCTGGCATGGCGCTGTTCCAGGGCGGACCAGTGTCAATGCTCTTGGCCTATATTATGACCGGGGCCTTTCAGTTTTGCACAATGCAAAGCTTAGGCGAACTTGTCGTAACCTTTCCCATTGCGGGCTCCTTTTCCGTGTTTTCGACACGTTTCCTGGACCCATCATGGGGGTTCGCCATGGGATGGAA TTATGCTCTCCAATGGCTCTTTGCTATGCCGCTCGAGCTCATTGCTGGTGCCTTCACCATCCAGTACTGGAACCAATCTCTGAGCCCCGCCATCTTCGTCACCATTTTCCTTCTCGTTTTAGCCGGTATCAACCTCATGGGCATCAAGGGCTATGGTGAGGCCGAGTTTATATTTTCGACCATCAAGGTCacagccgtcgtcggcttcat TCTCCTCGGAGTCGTAATCAACATTGGCGGCAGCCCTCATGACGGGTACATTGGCGGCAAGTACTGGCTTGACCCTGGCCCTACCAACCACGGGTTCAAAGGCTTCTGCAGCGTGCTCGCCACGTCATCTTTCTCCTTTGTGGGCACCGAGCTTGTTGGTCTCGCAGCCGCCGAAGCCTCCAACCCCAAAAAGTCCCTTCCTAGCGCCATCAAGCAGGTCTTTTGGCGCATCGCTATTTTTTACGTCGTTTCGTTGTTGCTAGTTGGCCTGCTTGTTCCATACAATGAGCCGCGTCTTTTGGGGGGCCGGACCTCCGTGGACGCCACGGCCAGTCCTTTTGTCATTGCCGTTGAGAGCGCCGGGCAGACAATTCTTCCGAGCGTCATGAATGGCGTTATTCTCGCCGCTGTAATGAGCGTCGGCAACTCTGCCGTCTTTGGGTCGTCACGAACACttgccgcgctggccgagcagTCGCATGCGCCCAAAATATTCGCGTACGTTGACCGCAAGGGTCGACCCTTGGTGGCCACCatcttcgccctcgccctcggtcTCCTTGCTTACATGGCTGCCGTCAATGTTCACAATCAAGTCTTTGATTGGCTATTCGCCATTTGCGGGTTGTCGGGCCTCTTCACTTGGGCAAGCATCTGCCTTTGCCACATCCGCTTCCGACGCGCGTGGGCACTCGCCGGTCATACGTTGGACCAGCTGCCCTTCAGGTCGCAGGCTGGCGTGATTGGAGCCTGTATCGGCTTAGGGGGAAATCTGCTTGTCCTGATCTCGCAGTTTTGGATTGCCGTCTCACCCATCAGTACCGATGACGCTCCAGTCACGCCGACGGGAACTGCAAAGAGCTTTTTCCTGAAAATGATGGCGGTTCCTGTGGTTCTCCTCTTCTACCTGGCCCACAAAATCTGGTTCAGGACGGGGATCGTCAGCTACAAGAACATGGATATCGACTCTGGGCGAAGTTTTACCAGAGTTCCCGCGCTGTCTGCGGAGGACGAAATGCGCTACAAAGCATGGCCATTATGGAAGAGAGTTTATAGAACCCTTTGCTAG
- a CDS encoding uncharacterized protein (TransMembrane:7 (o20-42i54-75o107-129i141-166o186-209i221-243o255-276i)~EggNog:ENOG503PCUN) yields the protein MTFYSSAPPLRDFSEAKPTLLVAWWTTLFCTCLILLRLAGRYIRVEKLFVEDRIAAGALIPLYLRIVCVHMVLLYGTNNAQLEGSGLSPVDLDKRVTGSRVVLASRVFYAATLWTLKFTTLEFLGRLAGASMKKLYQRLIIALRVVLIATFVAVVASDLAECQPFANYWQVVPDPGPKCRQGFSQLLTMGVSSAVLDAILVIFPVPIIISTRIATKRKVLLVMLFCFGFLTVGITAYRLPVIIDQKGDQIARSMWASIELLAATTVANLVALGSFLRDSGVRKTKFRPQYHSSGTGSRSRQKGQPSTSNWYETETTRRNRSDSDDWVDEERSNTTTDVRGDAQARQHSEGRGGGGGGGASPTNSHDSLIRQGTQGIFSRGTTGEEPRPPSPAVVAGQRR from the exons ATGACATTCTACTCCTCGGCACCACCGCTGAGGGACTTCAGCGAAGCCAAGCCCACGCTGCTCGTGGCCTGGTGGACGACGTTGTTTTGCACTTGCCTGATCTTGCTTCGTCTAGCGGGGCGTTATATTCGAGTCGAGAAGCTCTTTGTCGAGGACAGGATCGCAGCCGGCGCGCTTATACCACTTTACCTTCGCATCGTGTGCGTTCACATGGTCCTGCTGTACGGCACAAACAATGCACAGCTCGAAGGAAGCGGACTATCACCCGTGGATCTCGACAAGAGAGTCACTGGAAGCCGCGTGGTGCTGGCATCGCGAGTCTTTTACGCCGCGAC ACTATGGACGCTCAAGTTTACCACGCTCGAGTTCCTGGGCCGCCTCGCAGGCGCATCCATGAAGAAGCTCTATCAacgcctcatcatcgccttgCGAGTCGTTCTCATCGCCACCTTTGTCGCCGTTGTGGCCAGCGACCTAGCCGAGTGCCAGCCGTTTGCCAACTACTGGCAGGTCGTGCCGGACCCAGGGCCAAAATGTCGCCAGGGCTTCTCCCAGCTCCTCACAATGGGCGTCTCGAGCGCCGTTCTCGACGCCATTCTCGTCATTTTCCCGGTTCCCATCATCATTTCGACTCGCATCGCGACCAAGCGCAAAGTCCTGCTCGTCATGCTTTTCTGCTTTGGCTTTCTTACTGTCGGCATCACCGCCTACCGCCTCCCCGTAATTATTGATCAGAAGGGCGACCAAATCGCCCGCTCCATGTGGGCTTccatcgagctgctcgccgccactACAGTCGCCAATCTCGTGGCCTTGGGATCCTTCCTACGAGACAGCGGCGTCAGGAAGACCAAGTTCCGGCCCCAGTACCATAGCAGCGGCACGGGGTCGCGATCACGGCAGAAGGGTCAGCCCTCGACCAGTAATTGGTAtgagacggagacgacgaggcgcaatAGGAGTGACAGCGACGACTGGGTGGACGAGGAACGTTCCAATACGACCACTGACGtacgcggcgacgcccaggctCGTCAACACAGCGAAGgcaggggtggtggtggtggcggtggtgccagCCCAACAAACAGCCATGACTCGCTCATCCGGCAGGGAACCCAGGGCATCTTCTCGCGAGGGACCACGGGAGAGGAGCCCAGACCTCCCAGCCCGGCTGTCGTGGCTGGGCAGCGAAGATAG
- a CDS encoding uncharacterized protein (COG:S~TransMembrane:1 (o171-190i)~EggNog:ENOG503P85E) yields MTTTSDAAPAVLRRRRPTTSEPVPAPCGVGRRDSASDTVPTARVDLLSLPPELHLAVSEYLIYPDALSLKHTNRHFYSIVDTGIDLKINWLLERRRLHLECPNDRRCDFGSDLRFCRGSVPLLMRRRREHIECESRPGLGCVVYGTPACSHRLRRPNRWRAGLQAKFTVELWWLLLIALVPVFCACILAARWF; encoded by the exons ATGACAACGACGAGTGATGCGGCTCCGGCcgtcctccgccgccgacgacccaCTACCTCCGAGCCGGTGCCGGCCCCCTGCGGTGTTGGACGGCGCGACTCCGCGTCTGACACGGTCCCTACGGCCCGGGTCGACCTGTTGTCACTCCCGCCCGAGCTTCACCTGGCCGTCTCCGAGTACCTCATCTACCCCGACGCCCTGTCGCTCAAACATACCAATCGCCACTTCTACAGCATCGTTGACACGGGCATTGACCTCAAGATCAACTGGCTGTtggagcggcgccgccttcacCTCGAGTGTCCCAACGACCGCCGCTGCGATTTCGGCAGTGACCTGCGTTTCTGCCGCGGGAGCGTACC CCTTCTgatgcgccgtcgccgcgagcACATCGAATGCGAGTCGCGCCCGGGGCTCGGCTGCGTCGTCTACGGCACACCTGCCTGCTCACACCGGCTCCGGAGGCCGAACCGCTGGCGAGCCGGTCTGCAGGCCAAGTTTACGGTCGAGCTGTGGTGGCTCCTGTTAATCGCTCTTGTGCCCGTCTTCTGCGCCTGCATTCTGGCCGCCCGCTGGTTTTAA
- a CDS encoding uncharacterized protein (COG:S~EggNog:ENOG503P0J7), translating into MAAVESLDSDSDYGYDFTPEEELELIRLATDAGPSLAHTPPALCKDPSVRAAIDAIPDHAEGSTQPRGSEAPQCTCSRLCIVHHQASDSRLVPPASTTTPAADEDISYPDLSRALSELENVQVPAQESADVDSGDLEDQRSPLQRFRSYPRKPLTVSDLTSGAWCELQYWYTLTRLPGGRRTRTAAMRQGSKVHRKLEDQVHTTVPIEIASKEDAFALRLWNLVQGLRTLRQTGLTRELEVWGTVDGNLVNGVIDGVSHEHPNPEFEEELSSQASQPDSKQSALTDYFPSKKKSALPKVYLTDVKTRGSRAPVSKSLLRPAKIQLLLYHRFLSDMASEKLDFLKVFRRYGLDPDDRFTDAFLAQIGDLHDEVFYDAPLSPADMEDNIRGATTASQADDPASHRAAGPGAILGDDLIRYQTLRDMLRLVRKEIKLAFPDGADSLGDMLRVQYMLRSDGRMLDVHDFPVSAQALDSYLGSYMAWWRGERRAKGVDIEEAFKCGTCEFAADCEWRNAMDEERVRNARSRVQGAATYDS; encoded by the exons atggctgccgtcgAGTCTCTCGATAGCGATAGCGACTATGGCTACGATTtcacgcccgaggaggaaCTCGAGTTAATTCGActcgccaccgacgccggGCCCAGCCTCGCTCACACGCCCCCCGCCTTATGCAAAGACCCGAGCGTACGCGCTGCGATAGACGCGATACCAGATCATGCAGAGGGAAGCACTCAACCACGCGGCTCTGAGGCCCCTCAGTGCACATGCTCGCGTCTCTGCATCGTGCATCATCAGGCATCTGACAGCCGGCTCGTCCCCCCGGCGTCTACTACTACACCAGCCGCCGATGAGGACATCAGCTACCCGGATC TGAGCCGCGCCCTGTCCGAACTGGAAAATGTCCAGGTTCCTGCTCAGGAGTctgccgacgtcgactcCGGCGACCTTGAAGACCAGCGCTCACCACTCCAACGCTTCCGCTCGTATCCCCGCAAACCCCTCACTGTCAGCGACCTCACCTCGGGCGCTTGGTGCGAGCTGCAGTACTGGTACACACTGACCCGTCTTCCcggagggcggcgcacccgaaccgccgccatgcgGCAGGGGTCCAAAGTCCACCGGAAGCTCGAAGATCAAGTCCATACCACTGTGCCCATCGAGATTGCGAGCAAGGAGGACGCATTTGCTCTACGGCTATGGAACCTAGTCCAGGGACTGCGGACGTTGCGACAGACGGGCCTGACACGCGAACTCGAGGTCTGGGGGACTGTCGACGGCAACCTGGTCAATGGTGTCATCGATGGAGTCAGCCACGAGCATCCGAACCCCGAGTTCGAAGAAGAGCTGTCCAGCCAAGCCTCCCAGCCTGATTCCAAGCAATCTGCCCTGACAGACTACTTCCCATCCAAGAAAAAGTCAGCCCTGCCCAAGGTCTACCTCACCGATGTGAAGACGCGCGGGAGTCGTGCCCCGGTATCCAAGTccctgctgcggccggcAAAGATCCAGCTGCTTCTCTATCACCGCTTCCTATCCGACATGGCTTCCGAGAAGCTTGATTTTCTCAAAGTTTTTCGAAGATACGGCTTGGACCCGGACGATCGCTTCACAGACGCGTTCCTGGCGCAGATTGGGGACCTTCATGACGAGGTGTTTTACGACGCGCCGCTGAGCCCGGCCGACATGGAAGACAACATtcgcggcgccaccaccgcctctcAAGCAGACGATCCGGCTAGCCATCGAGCCGCGGGACCAGGTGCGATCCTGGGTGATGACCTCATTCGCTACCAGACCCTACGCGACatgctccgcctcgtccgaAAGGAGATCAAGCTTGCCttccccgacggcgccgattCCCTCGGCGACATGCTCCGTGTGCAGTATATGCTCCGATCCGACGGACGGATGCTTGACGTCCACGACTTCCCCGTCTcggcgcaggccctcgacagCTACCTGGGTAGCTACATGGCGTGGTGGCGCGGGGAGCGGCGCGCCAAGGGCGTGGACATTGAGGAGGCGTTCAAGTGCGGCACTTGCGAGTTCGCCGCCGACTGCGAGTGGCGGAACGCCATGGATGAGGAGCGTGTGCGCAACGCTCGTAGTAGAGTCCAGGGGGCTGCAACCTACGACTCGTGA
- a CDS encoding uncharacterized protein (COG:S~EggNog:ENOG503P0J7): MQREALNHAALRPLSAHARVSASCIIRHLTAGSSPRRLLLHQPPMRTSATRIRLVSRALSELENVQVPAQESADVDSGDLEDQRSPLQRFRSYPRKPLTVSDLTSGAWCELQYWYTLTRLPGGRRTRTAAMRQGSKVHRKLEDQVHTTVPIEIASKEDAFALRLWNLVQGLRTLRQTGLTRELEVWGTVDGNLVNGVIDGVSHEHPNPEFEEELSSQASQPDSKQSALTDYFPSKKKSALPKVYLTDVKTRGSRAPVSKSLLRPAKIQLLLYHRFLSDMASEKLDFLKVFRRYGLDPDDRFTDAFLAQIGDLHDEVFYDAPLSPADMEDNIRGATTASQADDPASHRAAGPGAILGDDLIRYQTLRDMLRLVRKEIKLAFPDGADSLGDMLRVQYMLRSDGRMLDVHDFPVSAQALDSYLGSYMAWWRGERRAKGVDIEEAFKCGTCEFAADCEWRNAMDEERVRNARSRVQGAATYDS, encoded by the exons ATGCAGAGGGAAGCACTCAACCACGCGGCTCTGAGGCCCCTCAGTGCACATGCTCGCGTCTCTGCATCGTGCATCATCAGGCATCTGACAGCCGGCTCGTCCCCCCGGCGTCTACTACTACACCAGCCGCCGATGAGGACATCAGCTACCCGGATC CGCCTAGTGAGCCGCGCCCTGTCCGAACTGGAAAATGTCCAGGTTCCTGCTCAGGAGTctgccgacgtcgactcCGGCGACCTTGAAGACCAGCGCTCACCACTCCAACGCTTCCGCTCGTATCCCCGCAAACCCCTCACTGTCAGCGACCTCACCTCGGGCGCTTGGTGCGAGCTGCAGTACTGGTACACACTGACCCGTCTTCCcggagggcggcgcacccgaaccgccgccatgcgGCAGGGGTCCAAAGTCCACCGGAAGCTCGAAGATCAAGTCCATACCACTGTGCCCATCGAGATTGCGAGCAAGGAGGACGCATTTGCTCTACGGCTATGGAACCTAGTCCAGGGACTGCGGACGTTGCGACAGACGGGCCTGACACGCGAACTCGAGGTCTGGGGGACTGTCGACGGCAACCTGGTCAATGGTGTCATCGATGGAGTCAGCCACGAGCATCCGAACCCCGAGTTCGAAGAAGAGCTGTCCAGCCAAGCCTCCCAGCCTGATTCCAAGCAATCTGCCCTGACAGACTACTTCCCATCCAAGAAAAAGTCAGCCCTGCCCAAGGTCTACCTCACCGATGTGAAGACGCGCGGGAGTCGTGCCCCGGTATCCAAGTccctgctgcggccggcAAAGATCCAGCTGCTTCTCTATCACCGCTTCCTATCCGACATGGCTTCCGAGAAGCTTGATTTTCTCAAAGTTTTTCGAAGATACGGCTTGGACCCGGACGATCGCTTCACAGACGCGTTCCTGGCGCAGATTGGGGACCTTCATGACGAGGTGTTTTACGACGCGCCGCTGAGCCCGGCCGACATGGAAGACAACATtcgcggcgccaccaccgcctctcAAGCAGACGATCCGGCTAGCCATCGAGCCGCGGGACCAGGTGCGATCCTGGGTGATGACCTCATTCGCTACCAGACCCTACGCGACatgctccgcctcgtccgaAAGGAGATCAAGCTTGCCttccccgacggcgccgattCCCTCGGCGACATGCTCCGTGTGCAGTATATGCTCCGATCCGACGGACGGATGCTTGACGTCCACGACTTCCCCGTCTcggcgcaggccctcgacagCTACCTGGGTAGCTACATGGCGTGGTGGCGCGGGGAGCGGCGCGCCAAGGGCGTGGACATTGAGGAGGCGTTCAAGTGCGGCACTTGCGAGTTCGCCGCCGACTGCGAGTGGCGGAACGCCATGGATGAGGAGCGTGTGCGCAACGCTCGTAGTAGAGTCCAGGGGGCTGCAACCTACGACTCGTGA
- the MAD1 gene encoding [Phosphatase 2A protein]-leucine-carboxy methyltransferase (EggNog:ENOG503NWBJ~BUSCO:EOG092630UB~COG:D) — MRSHTPQEGERSGPGGRRGSLTSRLRASTSALPRPQTNLRETRISSFRATQPTYNLITGAEPNSRPSSRQSYAAESVRPGSRESSKENMAPPDADEYEKYRKEIESLKAEIGTLQYRMQTAEQEKEIALSQQNNKLEQARRSQQDEAQQRQLAETDRAKATEQAESVRRELDELREKAEAEQKSWERKTREAQDEARLLQEQLDDLSSAREEAARIAEKKMADLQMQITACQNSIQVLEQEGQTKDDALQHSQTQLADRDGRIAELEADVLRLKAQSGDAETMEIIKRELSEQVQHIRALEATNRDQLSELKHLRSVNKAVEIVEEEKRTLQRRLESAETLEAELTEARLQRQRLEDERRAWTSYLQNASETDDDVFDSPEAMARALVQERLTTASYVEQLGALRAEMAAQENTTQSLKEERTQLKEQLETAKDTASTSATDKARLRLDRQRALALKEVEYLRAQLKAIDEEDHTMQPGQYDEARVARVQALESIVDDYKAEVQTLHAELSSREPQVGTPQPAAAGTKRSRLDDDETQEQLGQLSRKNRKLQDELTSLQTKASLLEKDLAASREQLLAAKERGQTRVLSLRSNPTSDHEAIKRSTLEALQNENRDLLANLRARHPDPSVPVIPTSVLGAMEREIAAAKAETASAKKSAQRLKEVWGSKSHEFKEAIFSTLGWTVTFIPNGKMRVESTFYPSQTDEHENSIVFDGERGTMKVGGGPRSAFARRIADQIGFWVREKGCIPGFLAALTLEFYEEHNAAKAGEA; from the exons ATGCGGAGCCACACACCGCAGGAGGGCGAGCGCAGCGGTCCtggtggccgtcgcggctcCCTGACAAGCCGGTTGCGCGCCAGCACCTCCGCATTGCCTCGGCCACAAACCAACTTGCGCGAGACAAGA ATTTCCTCATTTCGCGCGACGCAGCCTACCTATAACCTCATTACCGGCGCGGAGCCCAATTCTCGACCCTCGTCGCGGCAAAGTTACGCGGCAGAGTCTGTCCGTCCAGGCTCACGCGAAAGCTCCAAGGAAAAcatggcgccgcccgacgcggACGAGTACGAGAAATACCGAAAGGAGATAGAGTCTTTGAAGGCCGAAATTGGTACCCTGCAGTATCGCATGCAgaccgccgagcaggagaaGGAAATCGCTCTGTCTCAGCAGAACAACAAGTTGGAACAGGCACGTCGAAGCCAACAAGATGAggcacagcagcggcagcttgcGGAAACCGACCGCGCCAAAGCCACAGAACAGGCTGAGTCGGTGCGGCGagagctggacgagctgaGAGAGAAGGCCGAAGCTGAGCAAAAGTCCTGGGAACGTAAAACGCGAGAGGCGCAAGACGAAGCGCGTCTTCTCcaggagcagctcgatgaCCTTTCCTCCGCAAGGGAAGAGGCCGCCCGAATAgccgagaagaagatggcaGACCTGCAGATGCAGATCACCGCCTGCCAGAATTCTATCCAAGTGCTGGAGCAAGAGGGTCAGACAAAAGACGATGCGCTGCAACACTCTCAGACCCAGTTGGCCGACAGGGATGGCCGCATCGCAGAGCTGGAGGCCGACGTCCTCCGTCTCAAGGCACAGAGCGGTGACGCCGAGACCATGGAGATTATCAAACGAGAGCTCTCGGAGCAAGTACAGCACATCCGCGCCCTGGAAGCCACCAATCGTGACCAGCTGTCCGAACTCAAACACTTACGGTCTGTCAATAAAGCCGTTGAGATTGTTGAAGAGGAGAAGCGGACACTCCAGCGCAGGCTCGAGTCTGCAGAGACACTGGAGGCTGAGCTGACCGAGGCACGGCtacagcggcagcgactgGAGGACGAGCGCCGTGCGTGGACGTCGTATCTGCAAAACGCATCAGAGACCGATGACGACGTGTTCGACTCgcccgaggccatggctCGGGCGCTGGTCCAGGAGCggctgacgacggcgtcgtacgtggagcagctcggcgctctccgcgccgagatggcggcTCAGGAAAACACGACGCAGTCGCTCAAAGAGGAGCGGACGCAGCTCAAAGAACAGctcgagacggccaaggacaCGGCGAGTACCTCGGCGACAGACAAGGCTCGCTTGCGGCTCGACCGACAGCGCGCTCTGGCACTGAAGGAAGTCGAGTACCTACGCGCACAGCTCAAGGCGATTGACGAGGAGGATCATACGATGCAGCCGGGTCAATATGACGAGGCTCGGGTTGCGCGGGTGCAGGCGCTGGAAAGCATCGTCGACGATTACAAGGCCGAGGTTCAGACGCTGCACGCCGAACTCTCGTCTCGAGAGCCGCAAGTGGGcacgccgcagcccgccgctgccgggacAAAACGGTCCcggctggacgacgatgaaACGCAGGAGCAGCTGGGACAGCTTTCGCGCAAGAACCGGAAGCTCCAAGACGAGCTGACATCGCTGCAAACCAAAGCGTCACTGCTGGAGAaggacctcgccgccagcagggAGCAGCTCTTGGCGGCAAAGGAACGCGGCCAGACGCGCGTCCTGTCTCTCCGCTCGAACCCAACGTCGGACCACGAGGCGATCAAGCGGTCAacgctcgaggcgctccaGAACGAGAATAGAGACCTGCTCGCCAacctgcgcgcgcggcaTCCAGACCCATCGGTGCCCGTCATCCCCACGTCGGTgctcggcgccatggagcgCGAGAtcgcggccgccaaggcggagacggcgtcggccaaaAAGTCGGCGCAGCGCCTCAAGGAGGTCTGGGGCTCCAAGTCGCACGAGTTCAAAGAGGCCATCTTCTCCACGCTGGGCTGGACCGTCACCTTCATCCCCAACGGCAAGATGCGCGTCGAGAGCACCTTTTACCCGTCCCAGACGGACGAGCACGAGAACTCGATTGTCTTtgacggcgagcgcgggaCCATGAAGGTCGGTGGCGGGCCCCGGAGCGCCTTTGCCCGCCGCATAGCAGACCAGATCGGCTTCTGGGTCCGCGAGAAGGGCTGCATCCCGGGCTTtctggcggcgctgacgctAGAGTTCTACGAGGAGCACAATGCCGCCAAGGCGGGAGAGGCATAG
- a CDS encoding uncharacterized protein (TransMembrane:6 (i136-157o163-184i205-224o244-262i282-299o305-323i)~EggNog:ENOG503NTWT~COG:P), with the protein MDVHGPGSDVDGKVQDPIHPQDVAGCVTPAEQSDPRSGTPQNNISLKREEVDALAPSTAEEVAAAPIVIHRDVLERAKFDDTHIKKLAENHRLRQRRKIKKFYANQNELIDQFLGVEDEERLASDEEIHMRPRIKFAVYASFAVNVCLFIIQLYAAISTGSLALFATAADAFMDLVSSTVMLITSKLAQRPSVYKFPVGRTRIEPIGIIVFCALMATVAVQLLIESARSLAGGERESTPLQIVPLTLVGVAIFSKSSLMIYCYFYRRFPSVKVFFVDHRNDIVVNIFGLVMSIVGDHFIWYLDPVGAICIALIILFSWAANAFEQVWLLAGKGAPRTYVSRLIYVALTHSPHILKVDTCRAYHAGQRYFVEIDIVMDADTPLKISHDVGQSLQRKLEGLADVERAFVHVDYDSEHNVHEEHKPLYEAFKSRDLKSRLVSLAKKFGH; encoded by the exons ATGGATGTTCACGGCCCCGGATCCGATGTGGACGGCAAAGTGCAAGATCCCATCCACCCACAGGATGTCGCAGGCTGCGTTACGCCAGCCGAGCAGTCAGATCCTCGCTCCGGTACTCCGCAG AATAACATATCTTTGAAGCGTGAAGAGGTCGATGCCTTGGCGCCTAGTACCGCAGAAGAAGTTGCCGCCGCACCGATTGTTATCCACCGCGATGTCCTTGAACGCGCCAAATTCGATGATACACATATCAAAAAGCTTGCGGAGAATCATCGACTTCGTCAGAGACGAAAGATCAAGAAGTTCTATGCCAACCAAAACGAACTGATAGACCAATTTCTCGGAGTCGAAGATGAAGAACGTCTCGCCTCAGATGAAGAGATACACATGCGACCGAGGATCAAGTTCGCCGTTTATGCCTCCTTTGCTGTCAACGTCTGTCTCTTCATCATTCAACTGTATGCTGCTATATCCACGGGATCCTTGGCT CTTTTCGCAACGGCTGCCGATGCCTTTATGGATCTGGTGTCGTCCACTGTGATGTTGATCACATCGAAACTTGCACAGCGACCGAGCGTCTATAAATTTCCAGTT GGCCGGACAAGGATTGAGCCCATTGGTATCATTGTCTTTTGCGCTCTGATGGCTACAGTTGCCGTGCAACTGCTG ATTGAATCGGCTCGATCACTTGCCGGGGGAGAACGAGAATCGACTCCTCTGCAAATTGTACCTCTAACCCTCGTTGGGGTGGCCA TATTTTCCAAGAGCTCTTTGATGATATATTGCTACTTCTACAGGCGATTTCCGTCTGTGAAAGTCTTCTTCGTGGACCATCGCAACGACATCGTCGTGAACATCTTCGGCCTCGTCATGTCCATCGTGGGCGACCACTTCATCTGGTACCTGGACCCCGTGGGAGCAATCTGCATCGCCCTTATCATCCTCTTCTCATGGGCGGCAAATGCTTTTGAGCAGGTGTGGCTGCTTGCTGGCAAAGGCGCGCCGAGAACTTACGTTTCTCGGCTCATCTATGTGGCACTGACACACAGCCCGCACATCCTGAAGGTAGACACG TGCCGTGCATACCATGCCGGGCAGAGATACTTTGTAGAAATCGACATCGTCATGGACGCGGACACACCGCTGAAGATCTCCCATGACGTCGGCCAGTCGCTGCAGCGCAAGCTCGAAGGATTGGCCGATGTCGAAAGAGCGTTTGTGCACGTCGACTATGACTCTGAACACAACGTTCACGAAGAGCATAAACCACTCTACGAGGCGTTCAAGTCGAGAGACTTGAAAAGCAGACTTGTCTCTTTGGCCAAAAAATTTGGGCACTGA